The region AGGGTTGTATGGCCGCGCCACCGGCATCGACCAGATATCGGTTTCAAAGCCTTTTTCCAGCCCGGCCTGTTTCAGCAGCTCGCGAGCCTTCTGCGGATCGTAGGCATAGTCTTGCAGTTTCGGGTTGTACCCGAGCATCGTTGGCGGCAGCACCGAATTGGCCGTTGTACCGCTGTCTTTGAATACCGCCGCGATAATCGCCTTTTTGTCCACCGCATAGCTCAGCGCCTGGCGAACCAGCACGTTATCAAAAGGTTTCTTCTGGGTGTTGAACGCCAGATAGCCGACGTTCAGGCCGTTGATGCTGTGCAGTTGCAGGTTTTTGTCGTTCTTGATGGCGTCGAACTGCTCCGGCAGCGGAGCGGGAATGATCTGGCACTCGTTGGTTTTCAGCTTGGCCACCCGGGTCTGCGCATCCGGCGTGATGGAGAAAATCAGGTGTTTGCTGGCCACCTCGCCTTGCCAATAATGCGGGTTGGCCACGTAGCGGATCAGCGAATCCTGCTTGTACTGCTGCAGCGCGAACGGGCCGGTGCCGATAGGCCAGTTATCCACGTACTCCGGCGTGCCTTTCTTCAGCATGGCGTCGGCATATTCTGCGGAAAGAATCGAGGCGAAATCCATCGTCCAGTCGGCCAAAAACGCGGCGTTGGGCTGGCTCAGCGTAAAGCGCACGTGGTCGTTATCCACCGCTTCGACGTTGGTAATCAGCTTGTCCAGCCCGGTGTCGGTAAAGTACTCGTAGTTACCGCCGGATACCTTGTGGTACGGATGATTAGCGTCTTTTTGGCGCATCACGGTGAACACCACGTCCTCGGCGTTGAAGTCGCGCGTCGGGGTGAAGTATTTGTTGCTGTTGAATTTCACGCCCTTGCGCAGCGTAAAGGTGTAGGTTTTGCCATCCGGGCTGATGGTCCACTCGGTGGCCAGCGAGGGGGCAGGGGTTTTATCGCTTTCGCGCAGCGTCAGCAGGCGGTTATACAGCACCTGCGAAGTGGCGATAAACGTCGGCCCGGAGCTGGCGAGTTGCGGATTGAAAGACTCCGGCGAGGCGACTGTGCAATAGACCAGCGTATCGGAAGCTGCCAGCGCGCTGCCCGCCGCCAACAGGCTGGTTCCCGCCAATAGCAGGCTTGCAGTTGTTTGTTTTAAAAGCATAAAAGTGATAGCTCCCTCAGGTTGATGGGGGACACTGCCGCCGCTGTGGCATTCAGGCAGCCCCCGGTTTAACTATAATGAGACTTTGCGGATCTGGGAACGGGTGGCGGCGGATTCCTTTCCGGTTATTGCGTTGATCGCCAACATTTCCACCGCCGCCGGCGAACGTTTTTTACCTCGATAGTCCCTTTTTCCGACATGCATTAACCTGTTGCTCTATATTTATGAAAATGATAATAAGTGTTATTATCATTTTCATTTGTAACCATGTTGAAACACTTTCAGCGCGTTGCGGCCGTCGTTTTCCTGGTCTCCCTGTCGCATATCAAAGGTAGGTAACATGTCGGAAACCCTTTTGGCTACTGAATGGCTGCCGCTGTCGCCGGCGCAGTTAGACTTCTGGGAGGAGTTTAGCCTGCATCCCGGGCAGCCTTTTTCCACCGTCGCTCACGTCACCGAATTGCGCGGAGCGGTGGACGAGGCGGCGCTGTGTCGGGCGATAACCCTCACCGTTGCAGAAACGCAGGCGTTTGCGCTGCGGTTTGGCACCCGCAGAGGCGATCGGTTGCCGATGCAGCGCTACGATCCCGAACGGGTGCCACGTCTGCAGCGTATTGATTTGCAGGAACATCCCGACCCATATCAGGCCGCGATGCGGCTGATGCAGGCCGATGCCGAGCAGCCGATGGATCTGCATACTCAACCTATGGCGGCCGTGTGGCTGCTCACTCTGGGGCCGACGCGCTATCTCTGGTACCTGCGTGCTCACCATATCATTATCGACGGTTACGGCATGGCGCTGGTCGAGCATCGCTGCGCTACGCTGTACGCGCATTTTCTCGGCAAGGGCACGGCGGGGCATGCATTGGGCGCCTTTAGCGCCTTCCAGCAGCATGAACTGGCCTACGGGGCTTCCGAACGCTGCGACAAGGATCGTCGGTTCTGGCAGCGTTATTTACCGCCGTCGCAGGTGCTGCCGACGGTGCGTAAAGGCGGCCGGGAATATGGCGTGAAATGCCTGAGCACCAGCACGCCGCTGCCGGAGGACATTTCACGGCGGCTGCGCCTGTTGTCCGAACGCAGCGGCATCGGTTGGCCCGATCTGCTGCTGGCACTGTCCGCCGCCTGGCTGTTTTTTACGTTGCCGCCCTTACCGCATGAAAGAGGGGATACGCGCACCCTGTGGATGCCGGCGATGAATCGTCGCAGCAGCAACGCGACCAATACGCCGGCTTTGGCGGTCAATACGCTGCCGTTTCTGGTTTCACTGCGTGCCGAAGAGACGCTGGGGCATTTCCTGTCCGGTGTCACGCAAACGCTGCGTGAATTGCGCAGCCACGCCGGTTATCGCCTGCGGCAGATTGCCGCCGATCGCGGCGTGACGCCCGCTTCGCGTTTGTTTATTTCCCCGTTTATCAACGTTCAGCCATTTGACTCGGCCGGTTTCAGCGGCTGCACCAGCACGCGCCGGGTGCTGGCAGGCGGTGCCGGCGACGGGATTAACCTGATCTTCCGTGGCGGCGCTGACGCCGGCGATCTGCATTTGGATATCGATGTCTTTGTGCAGCAGTTCCCCACCGCCGGAGCGGCCAACTACCGAAGCGCCTTGCAGGGCTTTTTGCAGCGCGCGTTGCGGGAAGGCGCGTTGGAGAGGGCGATCGGCGAGTTGGTGGCGGTGTCCGCCTGATGAAAGCGGGCAGGGGATGACCCTGCCCGTAGGGGATTGACGGTTAGCGGGCCAGCAGCGCGGCGACCTCCCGTGCGTTCTTGCAGGGGATCAGCGCCGTTGGCGGCAGTTGGGTGCCAAAGGCGTCATTAAGCCGTGCGGCCACCTGGCGGATGTGCGGCAGTTTCAGCCCCATGCTGATAAAGGCGGTTTCCTCCCCCCACTCAGGATGCGGCGGCGTGCCGATGGCCTGCAGATAGATGGTCAGAATTTTGCCGCTCAGTACCGGCGGCGCGCTCGGCAACGGTGCTGCACAGGCGTTCAACCCGGGAGCCGCCCGCCCGGCCCCGAGCGCGGCGCGGATGGCGTGACGGTCGGTTTTGCCGTTGCCGGAAAGCGGCAGCGCTTCGGCGTGGATAAAACGCGTCGGGATATGTGTACAAGGCAGATAGCCGGTCGAGAAGGCGCGAATATCCGCCAGCGACAGCGGCTTGCCGTCGTGGGTGAGGTACATCGCGCCCAGCGTCGATTCGGCATTTTCCCCGCTCGGATAATCCACCACCACGATGTCCAGAATCGCCTCATGCCCGCGCAGCACGTCTTCGATCTCCGGCAGCGACACGCGCACGCCGCGGATTTTCACATAGCCGTTCACCCGGCTGGCGAACAGGATGTTGCCGTCCGGGCGATAGTAGCCCTGATCGCCGGTGCGGAAGGCCCGCAGCGGTTGCCCGTCGGGGCCATGCAACGGGATGAAGTCATGTTGCTTCACTTCGCCGTCTTCCAGATAACCTAACGCCAGATTCACCCCCGCCGTATGAATGCGGCCCACCACGCCGGCCGGGCAGTGCGTGCCGTCGTCATGGCAAATAAAGTATTGGTTGCCCGGCAATGGCCGGCCGTAGGGCACGGTGCCGGTGTCCTGCGCTGCAATCGGATGCCAGATGCTCCAGATAGTGGTTTCTGTCGGGCCGCCGAGTGAGAACAGGCAGATGTCCGGGCGCAGGCTACGCAACGTCTGCACCGTCGCCGGTTTGATGTAATCGCCGCCCTGAGCCACCAGCCGCAGTGAGCGCAGGCTGTCGGCCGTTTTGCAGGTGAGCAGCATTTCCAGGATCGCAGGCACGGA is a window of Serratia plymuthica DNA encoding:
- a CDS encoding ABC transporter substrate-binding protein, with translation MLLKQTTASLLLAGTSLLAAGSALAASDTLVYCTVASPESFNPQLASSGPTFIATSQVLYNRLLTLRESDKTPAPSLATEWTISPDGKTYTFTLRKGVKFNSNKYFTPTRDFNAEDVVFTVMRQKDANHPYHKVSGGNYEYFTDTGLDKLITNVEAVDNDHVRFTLSQPNAAFLADWTMDFASILSAEYADAMLKKGTPEYVDNWPIGTGPFALQQYKQDSLIRYVANPHYWQGEVASKHLIFSITPDAQTRVAKLKTNECQIIPAPLPEQFDAIKNDKNLQLHSINGLNVGYLAFNTQKKPFDNVLVRQALSYAVDKKAIIAAVFKDSGTTANSVLPPTMLGYNPKLQDYAYDPQKARELLKQAGLEKGFETDIWSMPVARPYNPNSRRIAEMIQSDWAKVGVKAKIVTWEWGQYLAGLRKGEQQSALYGWMSDNGDPDNFATLLGCAGVQTGANVARWCDKGYDRLIQKAIQVSAPAERAKLYQQAQVIFAEQTPWLPLANGKVFYATRSNVSGYVVDVNGSDFAKAKAN
- a CDS encoding condensation domain-containing protein, translating into MSETLLATEWLPLSPAQLDFWEEFSLHPGQPFSTVAHVTELRGAVDEAALCRAITLTVAETQAFALRFGTRRGDRLPMQRYDPERVPRLQRIDLQEHPDPYQAAMRLMQADAEQPMDLHTQPMAAVWLLTLGPTRYLWYLRAHHIIIDGYGMALVEHRCATLYAHFLGKGTAGHALGAFSAFQQHELAYGASERCDKDRRFWQRYLPPSQVLPTVRKGGREYGVKCLSTSTPLPEDISRRLRLLSERSGIGWPDLLLALSAAWLFFTLPPLPHERGDTRTLWMPAMNRRSSNATNTPALAVNTLPFLVSLRAEETLGHFLSGVTQTLRELRSHAGYRLRQIAADRGVTPASRLFISPFINVQPFDSAGFSGCTSTRRVLAGGAGDGINLIFRGGADAGDLHLDIDVFVQQFPTAGAANYRSALQGFLQRALREGALERAIGELVAVSA